In the Streptomyces sp. 3214.6 genome, GCCGGACGTGGTCGGCTCACCGGCGGTGGGCGGGGCGCTCGGCGTGCTCGTCGTCGCGTCCGCGGCCCTGAACGGCGGACTGTTCGTCTGCGTCTACGTCCTTCAGGACGATCTGGGGCTGACGCCGCTGCGCAGCGCGCTGCTCAGCCTGCCGCTGGCGGTGTTCCTGGTGGCCGCCGCGCCCGTCTGCGCCGTCCTGCTGCGCCGGGCCGGCGCCCGGGCCACGGTCGCGGGGGCGACGGCCCTCCTCGCCGTCGGCCTCCTCGTGCTCGCCCGAGCCTCCGGGTCCGTGGCCTTCTGCGCCGGGTTCGCGCTGGTGGGCGCCGGGTTCGGCGCCGTGATGGTCGCGGCGACCCATGTCGTCGTACGGCAGACCCCGGCGGAGTGGGCCGGGGTCGCGGGCGGGTTGCAGCAGACGGCGATGAACGTGGGCCCGGTGCTGGGCGTGGCGTCGGCGACCGTGCTCATGGCTCTCGGCGCGGCGGGTGCGCCTCTCCTCGTGCTGGCGGCCGCGACCGCGGCGGCGCTGCCGCTCTGCCGGACGCTGCCGAGCCGCGCGCGCCCCGGCGCACATTCCCCTTCCGGCGGTCCCCCGGCTGGTGGAAGCGACGCAACGCACACGGGACAGGGCGCGGAAAAGGGGTCCGCACACGCGTTCCCTACGCGACCATGAGGTCTGAGGTGGTCCGGGCAGGGTAGGGCCTGTCCCGCACCTTGAGAGAGCGCGCACCGGAGGAGAACGATGGCACTGCTGCGACAAGAGGTCGACCCGAGCGAGGTCGGGCTGGACGCGAAGGCGCTGGACCGCCTCGACCAGCACCTCGCCCACTATGTCGACGAAGGGCGCCTGCCGGGCTTCCTCGTGGCGGTCTCCCGTGGCGGCCGGGTCGCCCACCTCACCGCGCACGGCCGTCGCGACGTCGCCGCCGGGCTGCCCGTAGAGCCCGCCACCCTCTACCGGATCTACTCGATGACCAAGCCGGTCACGTCGGTCGCCGCACTGATACTGATGGAGGAGGGCCGGCTGCGGCTCGACGACCCGGTCGCCGAGCATCTCCCGGCCTTCGCCGACCAGCGGGTGTACGCGGGCGGCTCCGGCGCGGGTCTCACCACCCGCCCGGTCGAGCAACCGCTGCTCGTGAAGCACCTCATGACCCACACCGCGGGACTGACCTTCGCCTTCTACCACTGTCACCCCGTCGACGCGCTCTACCGCGAGGCCGGCCTGGAGTCGGCGGTGCTGCCGGGCTCGGACCTGGCCGGGACGGTGGAGGCGTACGCGCGGCTGCCGTTGCAGTTCGAACCGGGCACGCAGTGGAACTACTCGGTGGCCACCAACGTCCTGGGCCGGATCATCGAGGTCGTCTCCGGACGGCCGCTGGACGAGTTCATCGCCGAGCGGATCTTCCGCCCGCTCGGCATGCCGGACGCCGGTTTCCAGGTCACGGACGAGCAGGCGGGCCGGCTGGCGGAGCTGTACGGCGACACCGACGACGGCCGTATCGAGCCGATCCCGGGCCTGCCGCTGTTCGGCCGGCCGCGGTTCCTGTCCGGCAGCGGCGGCATGGTGGCGACGGCGTACGACATCCACCGCTTCACGGAGCTGCTGCGCCGCCGCGGCGAACTGGACGGAGTCCGTCTCCTCGCTCCGGAGACGGTCGACCTGATGACCCGCAACCACCTCCCCGGCGGTGCCGACCTGCGCGCCTTCGGCAGCCGCCCCGCCCACGACGAACCCGGTAACGACGGCGTCGGCTTCGGCCTCGGCGTCTCCGTGGTCGTCGACCCGGAGCGCACCCAGGCCCCCGCCGGCCTCGGCACCTACGGCTGGAGCGGCGTCGCCACGACGACGTTCTGGGTCGACCCGGCGCACGACGTGACCGTCCAGTTCCTCACCCAGCTGAGGCCGCGGAGGTCCCTGAAGCTGTACCCCGACCTGAAGCGACTGGTCCACGAGTCGATCACGGGCTGAGACGGCGGCCCACGCAGACCTCTCAGACCTCGAAGCCCAGGCAGCCCACGCAGACCAGCGGGCCGCCTCAGCTGTCGGCCCGCAGCGTGAACTCCAGGCCCTCGTCGGCGAGTTCCCGCAGCCACTCCTCGGACCTCGCCGCCGTCTCGGCCGCCCGGCTCAGCCCCGGCGGCAACGAGCCGTCCAGGATGTGCCGGACGCCGAGGGCGAGAGGCAGGGAGACACAGCGGGCCATGGCGCTCTCCCGGGCGTCGCCCTCCAGGTCCAGGAGGTAGCTCCCGGACCAGGACCTGCCGTTGTGGCCGACTTCGGCGCCGTTGTCGGCGTCCACCTCCAGGGACACCGCCAGGACCACCCGGTCGCGGTCGGTGTCGGTGGTGGGGTGCGCGGCCGCCAACTCCCGGGCCAGGGCGGCGATCCGGGTGTCGTCGCCGGCCTTCAGCTCCTCGAACACCGTGTCCCAGGCGCGCAGCCAGCCGTTCAGACGCAGGGTGCCGCGCACGAAGGTCCGTGGCTTCCAGGCCTGCGGCAGTTCGTACTGCTCGATGAAG is a window encoding:
- a CDS encoding serine hydrolase domain-containing protein, with the protein product MALLRQEVDPSEVGLDAKALDRLDQHLAHYVDEGRLPGFLVAVSRGGRVAHLTAHGRRDVAAGLPVEPATLYRIYSMTKPVTSVAALILMEEGRLRLDDPVAEHLPAFADQRVYAGGSGAGLTTRPVEQPLLVKHLMTHTAGLTFAFYHCHPVDALYREAGLESAVLPGSDLAGTVEAYARLPLQFEPGTQWNYSVATNVLGRIIEVVSGRPLDEFIAERIFRPLGMPDAGFQVTDEQAGRLAELYGDTDDGRIEPIPGLPLFGRPRFLSGSGGMVATAYDIHRFTELLRRRGELDGVRLLAPETVDLMTRNHLPGGADLRAFGSRPAHDEPGNDGVGFGLGVSVVVDPERTQAPAGLGTYGWSGVATTTFWVDPAHDVTVQFLTQLRPRRSLKLYPDLKRLVHESITG